The proteins below come from a single Ancylothrix sp. D3o genomic window:
- a CDS encoding S-layer family protein, with translation DPTPDPTPANQAPTDITLTGASVNENSASGIVIGILSTVDADRTETHTYRLLNDAEGRFIIDGTQLKVGNSALLDFETAANHQIVVEVTDSVGNTFQKALTLDVNDIDETIPNTPPTITPINDQSTDEDVALSGITFTIGDAETSPENLTITAISSNSALIGNSNIVITGTGANRTLSLRPNDNQFGTATVTIDVSDGIANQQQSFNFTVNSVNDLPTITSIANQNTTEETATLPLSFTIGDVETPVDALILTGTSSNAALIPDGNIQFSGTGANRSIIVTPAANQSGTATITIDVNDGIASSQQTFDITVTPDNDAPTIDIIGNQITEEDNIRSIPITLDDIDTDVNTLTVTATSGNQTLLPDGNITFNGAGASRNLVLQPAADQSGNTTITVTVSDGANTNQHTFDFTVTPINDAPQISIIPAQTVDEDGVLTINFTVTDGDSEGPFNLSSISSDQTLIPDENIVINDLGGNNYSATITPAPNQSGMGAVAIDIDDGIDFNSQGFNITVNAVNDAAAITTTATALSYTQNAAATVIDADITVIDVDSANLSSATVSISSGFVAGEDVLAFTNTANITATYSNGTLSLTGNATVGEYQAALQSITYQNTSNNPSTTARIISFVVDDGITPSSAATKTVNITAVNNTPALTATATALTYTENSAAIAIDAGITVTDADSTNLSSATVSITGFQPEDVLNFTAQNGITGTYDPATGILTLTGNATIAQYQTALQSITYQNTSENPNTTARTLSFSVNDGTSNSVAATRTLNITAANDTPALTATATALTYTENSAAIAIDAGITITDADSTNLSSATVSITNFQAEDVLNFTAQNGITGTYDPATGTL, from the coding sequence AGATCCCACACCAGATCCGACACCGGCCAACCAAGCACCAACAGACATTACCCTCACCGGCGCATCTGTCAATGAAAATAGCGCCAGCGGTATCGTCATTGGCATCTTATCAACCGTCGATGCTGACCGAACAGAAACTCATACTTACAGGTTATTAAATGATGCCGAAGGCCGGTTTATCATTGATGGAACACAACTCAAAGTCGGGAATAGTGCCTTATTAGACTTTGAAACGGCAGCCAATCATCAAATCGTTGTGGAAGTTACCGATAGCGTCGGTAATACCTTCCAAAAAGCCTTAACACTAGATGTCAATGATATTGATGAAACCATCCCCAACACACCACCAACAATCACGCCTATCAATGATCAAAGTACAGATGAAGATGTCGCTTTAAGTGGGATAACCTTCACAATTGGGGATGCAGAAACTAGCCCAGAAAATCTTACGATAACGGCAATTTCATCGAACTCGGCACTCATAGGGAATAGCAACATTGTTATCACCGGCACCGGTGCAAACCGTACTCTCAGCCTGAGACCAAATGATAATCAATTTGGGACAGCAACAGTTACTATAGATGTAAGCGATGGCATTGCCAATCAACAGCAAAGCTTTAACTTTACTGTCAACTCGGTAAATGACCTACCAACTATTACTAGCATTGCCAATCAAAACACGACAGAAGAAACCGCAACTCTCCCGCTTTCTTTTACAATTGGTGATGTAGAAACACCTGTTGATGCGCTGATTTTAACGGGAACATCATCTAACGCAGCATTAATTCCTGATGGGAATATTCAATTTTCGGGAACTGGGGCAAACCGTAGCATCATTGTGACTCCTGCTGCAAATCAGTCGGGAACAGCTACGATCACAATTGATGTAAATGATGGCATAGCGAGTAGCCAGCAAACTTTTGATATTACCGTTACTCCAGATAATGATGCACCAACTATTGATATAATTGGCAACCAAATTACTGAAGAAGATAATATTAGATCGATTCCGATTACTTTGGACGACATTGACACTGATGTTAATACGCTGACAGTGACAGCAACTTCGGGAAATCAAACGTTACTTCCAGATGGAAATATTACGTTTAATGGGGCCGGTGCTTCGCGTAATTTAGTTTTACAACCGGCTGCTGATCAATCTGGAAATACAACAATTACGGTGACGGTTAGCGATGGCGCAAATACCAACCAGCACACATTTGATTTCACTGTAACACCGATAAATGATGCTCCACAAATTAGCATTATTCCGGCCCAAACTGTAGATGAAGATGGGGTACTGACAATTAATTTTACAGTCACGGATGGGGATAGTGAGGGGCCATTTAACTTGAGTTCAATTTCTAGCGATCAAACGCTAATTCCTGATGAAAATATTGTGATTAATGATTTGGGGGGGAATAACTACAGCGCAACGATAACCCCAGCGCCCAATCAGTCAGGAATGGGGGCGGTTGCAATTGATATTGATGATGGAATTGATTTTAATAGTCAGGGATTTAATATTACCGTAAACGCTGTAAATGATGCAGCGGCAATCACAACCACAGCCACAGCATTAAGTTACACACAAAATGCTGCTGCAACAGTTATTGATGCAGACATTACTGTGATAGATGTAGACTCAGCAAACCTGAGTAGTGCAACGGTTTCTATTAGTAGCGGTTTTGTAGCAGGAGAAGATGTACTTGCCTTTACGAATACTGCAAATATCACCGCCACTTATAGCAATGGCACTCTCAGCCTAACCGGCAATGCAACGGTTGGAGAATATCAAGCCGCACTGCAATCTATTACTTATCAAAACACAAGTAATAACCCCAGTACGACAGCGCGAATCATTAGTTTTGTTGTCGATGATGGCATAACTCCGAGTAGCGCAGCGACGAAAACAGTTAATATTACAGCGGTGAATAATACACCGGCACTCACAGCCACAGCCACAGCATTAACCTACACAGAAAATAGTGCAGCAATAGCAATAGATGCAGGAATAACTGTTACCGATGCAGACTCAACAAACCTGAGTAGCGCAACAGTCAGCATAACAGGATTCCAACCAGAAGATGTGCTGAATTTTACCGCACAAAATGGCATCACCGGCACTTATGATCCAGCCACCGGCATCTTAACTTTGACAGGAAATGCCACAATTGCACAATATCAAACAGCGCTGCAATCAATCACTTATCAAAACACCTCAGAAAACCCAAATACAACTGCAAGAACACTGAGTTTTAGTGTTAATGATGGGACATCAAATAGTGTGGCTGCAACACGCACACTAAATATTACTGCTGCTAATGATACACCGGCACTCACAGCCACAGCCACAGCATTAACCTACACAGAAAATAGTGCAGCAATAGCGATAGATGCAGGAATAACTATTACAGATGCAGACTCAACAAACCTGAGTAGCGCAACAGTCAGCATTACAAACTTCCAAGCAGAAGATGTGCTGAATTTTACAGCCCAAAATGGCATCACCGGCACTTATGATCCAGCCACCGGCACCCT
- a CDS encoding calcium-binding protein, with protein MASVKGTIGNDLLQGTSAPDILEGLAGNDVILSLDGQDNATGNSGDDNIFGNAGNDTLRGGQNDDVVRGGQDDDLIYGDRGNDTLLGNKGNDTIFGGTGNPSVDDADGKDYLFGNTGNDYLNGNESDDIIHGGTDNDTVSGGKGNDLVCGDRGNDVVYGDSGNDFLMGGAAIGDAEGRDYLDGGEGDDYLNANENDDTLLGGTGNDTVQGGKGNDLLTGGDGNDVIFGDRGNDTLAGGEGSDVFVLGKTTGGDELSEADILIDFDITKDFIGLTEGQIFANLIIYQGTGNNAGNTIIQDRQTREYLAIIQGVDATRLTSNKFRSILSVQPPASGGGPTSTPSPSPSPNPTPGPSPTPGPDPTPDPTPGPSPTPGPDPTPDPTPGPSPTPGP; from the coding sequence ATGGCATCTGTAAAAGGTACAATCGGCAATGATTTATTACAAGGCACATCTGCGCCAGACATTCTGGAGGGGTTGGCCGGTAATGATGTGATATTAAGTTTAGACGGACAAGACAACGCCACCGGCAATTCAGGAGACGATAATATTTTTGGCAATGCCGGCAACGACACCCTACGCGGCGGTCAAAATGATGACGTGGTGAGGGGAGGTCAAGACGATGACCTGATCTATGGCGACCGAGGTAACGATACCCTTTTAGGAAATAAAGGCAACGACACCATTTTTGGCGGCACCGGCAACCCCTCAGTGGACGATGCAGACGGCAAAGACTATCTTTTTGGCAACACCGGCAACGACTACCTCAACGGTAACGAAAGCGACGATATCATTCACGGTGGTACAGATAACGATACTGTTAGCGGTGGCAAAGGTAATGACCTAGTATGTGGCGACCGAGGTAACGATGTTGTTTATGGAGACAGCGGTAATGATTTTCTGATGGGAGGCGCGGCTATTGGCGATGCAGAAGGTAGGGACTACCTGGATGGCGGAGAAGGCGACGACTATTTAAACGCAAATGAAAACGACGACACACTTTTAGGTGGCACCGGCAATGATACTGTTCAAGGCGGTAAAGGCAACGATCTGCTTACCGGTGGGGATGGCAACGATGTAATTTTCGGAGATCGGGGTAATGATACCCTTGCCGGGGGTGAAGGAAGCGACGTATTTGTTCTTGGGAAAACCACCGGCGGTGACGAATTAAGCGAAGCCGATATTTTGATAGATTTTGATATAACAAAAGACTTTATTGGGTTAACTGAAGGGCAAATTTTTGCCAATTTAATTATTTATCAAGGCACCGGAAATAATGCCGGCAATACAATCATTCAAGATCGGCAAACCCGTGAATATTTAGCAATTATTCAAGGTGTAGACGCAACACGCCTCACCTCTAATAAATTTAGAAGCATTCTATCTGTTCAACCTCCGGCCAGTGGAGGCGGTCCTACTTCTACGCCATCTCCGTCACCTTCACCAAACCCAACACCGGGCCCATCTCCCACACCGGGGCCAGATCCCACACCAGATCCGACACCGGGCCCATCTCCCACACCGGGGCCAGATCCCACACCAGATCCGACACCGGGCCCATCTCCCACACCGGGGCC
- a CDS encoding DnaJ C-terminal domain-containing protein, with product MAATDFKDYYAILGINKTATAEEIKKSFRKLARKYHPDMNPGNKEAEARFKEVNEAYEVLSDIDKRRKYDQFGQYWKQAGAAGPGPGWAGSQGVDMSGFDFSQFGSFDEFINELLGRVGTNGSGRSNRWNYNNYRTTPGGSAGFGSGFNGYDNFSNPTGTTNRTSAGSADREGTVSLTFSEAFHGTLKRFNLGTETIDVRIPAGAKAGSRIRIKGKGQLNPYNSQRGDLYLTVELQPHNFFQFDGENLLCEVPVTPDEAVLGGSIEVPTPDGNVTMNVPAGIRSGQSLRLRGKGWPNPKGGRTDQLVRITIVPPKELTTAERELYEKIRTARSFNPRSNLQQIRL from the coding sequence ATGGCTGCAACAGATTTTAAAGATTATTATGCAATTTTAGGAATCAACAAAACTGCAACTGCCGAAGAAATTAAAAAAAGCTTCCGCAAATTGGCCCGGAAATATCACCCCGATATGAACCCCGGCAACAAGGAAGCAGAAGCACGTTTTAAAGAAGTTAATGAAGCCTACGAAGTGCTTTCTGACATCGATAAACGCCGCAAATATGACCAATTTGGTCAATATTGGAAACAGGCCGGTGCCGCAGGGCCGGGGCCGGGTTGGGCCGGCAGTCAAGGCGTAGATATGAGTGGCTTTGACTTCAGCCAATTCGGCAGTTTTGATGAATTTATTAACGAATTACTCGGACGAGTTGGTACTAATGGTAGCGGTCGCAGTAACCGCTGGAACTATAACAATTATCGCACCACCCCAGGCGGATCAGCCGGCTTCGGTAGCGGCTTTAATGGCTATGATAATTTCAGCAACCCCACCGGCACCACCAATAGAACCTCTGCCGGTTCTGCTGACCGAGAAGGCACGGTTAGCCTAACATTTTCTGAGGCATTTCATGGCACCCTAAAACGCTTTAACCTCGGCACAGAAACCATTGATGTTCGTATTCCTGCCGGTGCAAAAGCCGGTAGCCGCATCCGCATCAAAGGTAAAGGACAACTCAACCCTTATAACTCTCAACGCGGCGATCTTTACTTAACCGTTGAACTTCAACCGCATAACTTCTTTCAATTTGACGGCGAAAACTTGCTTTGTGAAGTGCCGGTGACACCCGATGAAGCGGTTTTAGGGGGTTCCATCGAAGTACCCACCCCCGACGGAAACGTAACCATGAATGTACCGGCCGGCATTCGTTCAGGGCAATCTCTGCGGTTGCGGGGCAAAGGCTGGCCCAACCCCAAAGGCGGACGCACCGACCAACTGGTACGCATTACCATTGTACCCCCCAAGGAACTCACCACCGCCGAGCGAGAACTCTACGAGAAAATCCGAACGGCCCGCAGTTTCAACCCCCGCAGCAATTTACAACAAATTCGTCTTTAG
- a CDS encoding AAA family ATPase has translation MTKLILLIGLPGSGKSYLVKQIISQFPEIHLVSTDNIRAKLFGDETIQGPWLQIWAEIEHEFQQAVTQQKTLFYDATNAARKQRREIIQLAKDTGITHITGLWLDTPLQLCLERNQKRQRNVPEEIILQMAVRLNDCPPSLEDGLDRIIRYTPDGLCTEIPYTPSATTEPEQPFLFDTLKLYNCQKENNNRSQPDE, from the coding sequence ATGACAAAACTAATTTTATTAATTGGACTTCCCGGCAGCGGAAAATCCTATTTAGTAAAACAAATCATTTCCCAATTTCCTGAAATTCACCTCGTCTCCACCGACAACATCCGCGCCAAACTATTTGGAGACGAAACCATCCAGGGCCCTTGGTTACAAATTTGGGCAGAAATAGAACACGAATTTCAACAAGCTGTTACTCAACAAAAAACCCTTTTTTACGACGCCACCAACGCCGCCCGTAAACAACGCCGCGAAATCATTCAACTTGCTAAAGACACCGGCATCACCCACATCACCGGCCTCTGGTTAGACACCCCCCTCCAACTCTGCCTTGAACGCAACCAAAAACGCCAGCGCAACGTCCCCGAAGAAATCATCCTTCAAATGGCAGTCCGCCTCAACGACTGCCCCCCCAGCCTTGAAGACGGCCTCGACCGCATCATCCGCTACACCCCAGACGGTTTATGTACGGAAATTCCCTACACCCCCTCAGCAACAACCGAACCTGAGCAACCTTTCCTATTCGATACGCTAAAATTATACAATTGCCAAAAGGAAAACAATAATCGCTCCCAACCTGATGAATAA
- a CDS encoding glucose-1-phosphate adenylyltransferase, giving the protein MKKVLAIILGGGAGTRLYPLTKLRAKPAVPIAGKYRLIDIPVSNCINSEIYKIYVLTQFNSASLNRHLSRTYNFSGFSDGFVEVLAAQQTAENPNWFQGTADAVRQYLWMFQEWDVDQFLILSGDHLYRMDYRQFIQRHQETGADITLSVLPIDEKRASDFGLMKIDDNGRVVSFSEKPKGDALKAMQVDTSILGLSPEQAQKSPYIASMGIYVFNKDALIKLLKESPERTDFGKEIIPASAKDYNVQAYLFGGYWEDIGTIESFYEANLALTKQPQPPFSFYDETAPIYTRSRYLPPTKMLDCQITESMISEGCILKECRIDHSVLGVRSRVEKGCLIQDTLLMGSDFYEPFVERQSGLQKGGVPLGIGADTTIRRAIVDKNARIGRNVQIINKDRVEEASRESEGFYIRSGIVVILKNAIIADRTII; this is encoded by the coding sequence GTGAAAAAAGTATTAGCAATTATCCTAGGTGGCGGCGCAGGCACCCGCCTTTACCCCCTAACCAAACTCCGCGCCAAACCAGCCGTACCCATCGCCGGCAAATACCGGCTTATAGACATCCCCGTAAGCAACTGCATTAACTCCGAAATTTACAAAATCTACGTCCTAACCCAATTCAACTCAGCCTCCCTCAACCGGCACCTCTCACGCACCTACAACTTCAGCGGCTTCTCCGACGGCTTCGTTGAAGTCCTCGCCGCCCAACAAACCGCCGAAAACCCCAACTGGTTCCAAGGCACCGCAGACGCCGTGCGCCAATACCTCTGGATGTTCCAAGAATGGGACGTTGACCAATTCCTCATCCTCTCCGGCGACCACCTCTACCGCATGGACTACCGGCAATTCATCCAACGCCACCAAGAAACCGGCGCAGACATCACCCTCTCCGTCCTCCCCATCGACGAAAAACGCGCCTCCGACTTCGGCCTAATGAAAATAGACGACAACGGGCGCGTCGTCTCCTTCAGCGAAAAACCCAAAGGAGACGCCCTCAAAGCCATGCAGGTAGACACCAGCATCCTCGGCCTCAGCCCCGAACAAGCCCAAAAATCCCCCTATATCGCCTCAATGGGCATCTACGTCTTCAACAAAGACGCCCTCATCAAACTCCTCAAAGAATCGCCCGAACGCACCGACTTCGGCAAAGAAATCATCCCCGCCTCCGCCAAAGACTACAACGTCCAAGCCTACCTCTTTGGCGGCTACTGGGAAGACATCGGAACCATCGAATCCTTCTACGAAGCCAACCTCGCCCTCACCAAACAACCCCAGCCCCCCTTCAGCTTCTACGACGAAACCGCCCCCATCTACACCCGATCTCGCTATCTACCCCCCACCAAAATGCTAGATTGCCAGATCACCGAATCGATGATTTCTGAAGGCTGCATCCTCAAAGAATGCCGCATCGACCACTCAGTATTGGGTGTCCGTTCCCGCGTTGAAAAAGGCTGTCTCATCCAAGACACCCTCCTCATGGGTTCCGACTTCTACGAACCCTTTGTCGAACGTCAATCTGGCCTTCAAAAAGGCGGCGTCCCCCTCGGTATCGGCGCAGACACCACCATCCGCCGCGCCATCGTAGACAAAAACGCCCGCATTGGCCGCAACGTTCAAATCATCAACAAAGACAGAGTAGAAGAAGCAAGCCGCGAAAGCGAAGGCTTCTACATTCGTAGCGGCATTGTCGTTATTCTCAAAAACGCCATCATTGCAGACCGCACAATTATTTAG
- a CDS encoding pentapeptide repeat-containing protein, which translates to MLIVMIAITISSQDKIWGDTIIFCLGIVLNNLGIYLTTWIFVFTAINSGIYGKLAALFLHEFTTINLIFIYTDHSIKLKILTFILSVGVTLTGIIIAHKAIKGDPKFAWIKEKAIFWAATGGTSFYGVDLTDVCFDNSHLPHTDFRNTILTRTSFKNVTGLELSRLQGTILEDPKVRRLLTHPQEGWKGNFSHANLKGANLIQANLTLASLKKAHLTDSELTDILLSEANLTDANLTNANLTGANLEGANLTDANLINANLTGANLEGANLNCANLNGANLTNANLEGANLTKAQVLDANFSGANLTDACIKDWSINSGTIFTDITCKRIYLKQGKHGFLDPKPDNGEFQPGDFEKWIYKLNETIDIIIHQKLNWNALTVALGKTLVEQEGLDGSWSVQKTDDLYIAKVGVTANAHKQAIHQSITNYYHTEVAIQGEKANILLNPAKEVDIMESKKEGINVGGNMTIGGDNMTLTGASIIGDLNNVTNTIQQLQDIKTEKTEDLVKILTNLKDSIANDNQLTEPQKKEALEAVQTIAEEAKKPAPERTLKYCTMALNALKGITSAVTDASKLAEVFKTCLPTLTTLLGL; encoded by the coding sequence TTGCTTATTGTCATGATAGCTATTACCATTAGTTCCCAAGATAAAATATGGGGAGATACTATTATTTTTTGCTTAGGCATAGTCTTAAATAATTTGGGAATTTACCTGACTACTTGGATTTTTGTATTTACCGCTATTAATTCAGGTATCTACGGGAAATTAGCGGCCTTATTTTTACATGAATTCACTACAATTAATTTAATTTTTATTTATACTGATCATTCGATAAAGTTAAAAATTTTAACTTTCATCCTATCGGTGGGCGTAACCCTCACCGGCATCATCATCGCACACAAAGCCATCAAAGGAGATCCCAAATTTGCCTGGATAAAAGAAAAAGCAATATTTTGGGCAGCCACCGGCGGCACATCATTTTACGGAGTTGATCTCACCGACGTCTGCTTTGATAATTCCCACTTACCCCACACAGACTTTCGCAACACAATTTTAACCCGCACCAGCTTTAAAAACGTCACTGGCCTAGAACTCTCGCGCCTCCAAGGCACCATCTTAGAAGATCCAAAAGTCAGAAGATTGCTAACACATCCCCAAGAAGGTTGGAAAGGAAATTTTTCTCACGCAAACTTGAAAGGAGCTAATTTAATACAAGCAAACTTAACCCTAGCAAGCCTCAAAAAAGCACACTTAACCGACTCAGAATTGACAGACATACTTTTATCAGAAGCCAACTTAACAGATGCCAATTTAACAAATGCCAACTTAACCGGCGCAAACTTAGAAGGAGCAAACTTAACCGATGCCAATTTAATCAATGCTAATTTAACAGGAGCCAACTTAGAAGGAGCCAATTTAAACTGTGCTAATTTAAACGGAGCCAATTTAACAAATGCCAACCTAGAAGGAGCCAACTTAACCAAAGCCCAAGTTTTAGACGCTAATTTTTCCGGCGCTAACCTTACAGATGCCTGTATAAAAGACTGGAGTATCAACAGCGGTACAATATTTACAGACATAACCTGCAAGCGTATTTATTTAAAACAAGGCAAACATGGCTTCTTAGATCCCAAACCAGACAACGGAGAATTTCAACCAGGAGATTTTGAAAAATGGATTTATAAATTAAACGAAACCATTGATATCATCATCCATCAAAAATTAAATTGGAATGCTTTAACCGTAGCCCTAGGCAAAACCTTGGTCGAACAAGAAGGATTAGATGGTTCCTGGTCTGTTCAAAAAACAGACGACCTGTATATAGCCAAAGTAGGCGTTACCGCAAATGCTCACAAACAAGCAATACACCAAAGCATTACCAATTACTATCATACAGAAGTAGCCATTCAGGGTGAAAAAGCCAATATCTTATTAAATCCAGCAAAAGAGGTAGACATCATGGAAAGCAAAAAAGAAGGCATCAACGTCGGCGGAAACATGACCATAGGCGGAGACAACATGACCCTCACCGGCGCCAGCATCATCGGAGACCTAAACAACGTCACCAACACGATACAACAACTACAAGACATCAAAACCGAAAAAACAGAAGACCTTGTAAAAATCTTAACCAACCTCAAAGACTCCATAGCCAACGACAACCAACTCACAGAACCCCAAAAAAAAGAAGCCCTAGAAGCCGTTCAAACCATAGCAGAAGAAGCCAAAAAACCAGCCCCAGAACGCACACTCAAATACTGCACAATGGCACTAAACGCCCTCAAAGGCATCACCAGCGCCGTCACAGACGCCAGCAAACTAGCCGAAGTCTTCAAAACCTGCCTACCAACCCTAACAACACTCCTGGGGCTATAA
- a CDS encoding helix-turn-helix transcriptional regulator: MVNLRIRDLAAAKGLTVSELSEVSGISSETMMKYATESVEITEETTANLIKIAEKLDVPVMKLIKPVAKQAAFKLTIIEKTKQKNITLEQLSEKSGVHLALVAFYSTQVISKEKLAEEPYQTYLIKISEALECKSEDLKVAADLPATRLRLEEMAQEKGLSLEDVSRFTETPREFVDLMATQPVNINLLLNNSAIKRVNVPCVLRCWIDKILGRVCSCD, from the coding sequence ATGGTAAATCTTAGAATTAGAGACTTAGCCGCAGCAAAAGGATTGACGGTGAGTGAACTTTCCGAAGTCTCTGGAATTTCATCAGAAACTATGATGAAATATGCTACAGAGTCTGTAGAAATCACCGAAGAAACCACAGCTAATTTGATAAAAATCGCTGAAAAACTGGATGTGCCGGTGATGAAATTAATTAAGCCGGTGGCGAAACAAGCAGCTTTTAAACTCACAATTATTGAGAAAACTAAACAAAAAAACATAACCTTAGAGCAATTAAGCGAAAAATCAGGAGTGCATCTTGCTCTTGTTGCTTTCTACAGCACTCAGGTAATTTCTAAAGAAAAATTAGCTGAAGAGCCTTATCAGACATACCTAATAAAAATCAGTGAAGCTTTAGAATGCAAGAGTGAAGATTTGAAAGTAGCCGCAGACTTGCCGGCTACACGGCTTCGTCTTGAAGAAATGGCTCAGGAAAAAGGGTTATCTTTAGAAGATGTCAGCCGGTTTACAGAAACGCCAAGGGAATTTGTAGATTTAATGGCAACGCAGCCGGTGAATATCAACCTATTATTAAACAACAGTGCTATAAAAAGAGTAAACGTGCCATGTGTTTTACGATGTTGGATAGACAAAATTCTAGGTAGAGTTTGTAGTTGTGATTAA